In the genome of Aequorivita sp. H23M31, the window GGAGCCCAAAGATTGGCGTGAAATCCATTCAAACTTTTTATTGGGATTGGGCTTTTTTAGAATAAAATTGATCAATCCCCCAAATTGGGTTCCATATTGAAGTGAAGCCGCTCCGCGTATGACCTCAATTTCACTGAGTGCGTCCGCTGGAGGAGTGTAATAACTCTCGGGATATCCCAAAACATCAGCTGAAATATCATAGCCATTTTGCCGCGTATTGAAATAGGCCGTTCTATTGGGATTCAATCCACGTCCTCCTATATTAAGTTGCAAACCTCCGTCATTATTTTCATAAATGTTCAGGCCTACAACCTGTGCATAAATCTGTCGTGCATTGTTAGTAGCGGTATTGGTGGTGAGATTCTCCATTACCACAACCTCGCTCTTTTTCCCTGCATAAATAGCCGTTCCTTCAACTTGTTTTAAGCTGCGAAGTGCAAAGATCTCGTCTTTTCTTTTTTTGATCACAACCTCGGAAAGTTCCTCCCCAAGAGGTTCCAATTTAAAAGTTATTGTAAGGTTTTTTGAAATGGTGACCATTTCTTTTAAAAGCTTGAATTCCATGTCAAAAACTGCGAACTCGTAGGTTCCTGCAGGCACATTATTAAATTCAAAGTTTCCATTGGAATCGGTGGTTGTGGATTTACCAAGATCCAGGTTGTAAACTTCTGCATTTGGAATCGGCAAATTATCCGATTTGTGAACCACTTTTCCCGAAAATGAAAATTGAGCGAACAAGGGAAGGCTTAGTAGACAAAGAAATACGGAAAAAACCAGATTTTTATAAAAGGAGAAATTTCCTTTTTCGAAGGGACTATCCTTAGGAAATGCCTGGGGTGTCAAGACCCCAGAGGTTTTTATAACCTTTGGGGTTTTATTGGGATTCCCGACCTCACAGGTTTCAAAAACATGTGAGGTTTTAGCGAAAACCTTTGTGATTTCTGCAGAAATATTTAAGGGGATTTCTAAGCTTCTATTTCTAAATTCTATCATATACAGTCAACTGACCTTTTTATAATTTTTATAACCCCTTAATTTCGTCGTTAAAGGGAAGTATCCAATTTTTGTGCTTAAACGATTCTTTCTCTTTCATTAAATCAACATTTGGATCGATATATGGTTGACTTAACCTCCCATTTAGGGCGACGTAACTTTTTACAAAAACGCCCACATTTTTATGGCCCTGCTCTTTAAAATGGTTTCCTAAGAAATGAGCATATTCCAAAATAAAATCAGGTTGAAAGCTCATTTGTTTTTCTTGAAAGGGAGTAAGAAAATCATCGTTGTCCACCATAAACTTTTGCCCAGTTTCCATATCTTTTATGGTGAATTCGGCAAATCCCGCTTTTTCCATTAACATAACACGCCACGAAAACCGGAATCCCTCTTCGGTCCAGAACAGTTCATCGGGATATAGTGCATAACGCCACGGAAACAGCAATTGGATTCCCAAGAAAATTCCAACAACTGGCAGGGCCAGACTTCTTTTGTATCGGTAACTTTTCTCATTCGTCTTAGAAATTATTCTTGAATAGTCGATGCGAAATAATCTTGAAATAAATCGAATAATGCGTTGATGAACTCCGGCGTCAAAAAATATCAGTGAACTTACGATCATTATAAATGGGAACATTCCGATAGGAAAAAGGACGCGCGTGAGCACGTGAAAAATGACAACCAAAGCAAAAGCAAACCAACGGGTAGGTTTATACAAAAGCAAGAAGGGAATTGTCAAATCATATATAGCGCCGCTCCAACTGAAGATATAAAGAACCCATTCCTGCTGCAATAAATCGCCTAAAATTGGAAGATCATATTTGGAAGGCAGCCATATTTTTAAGGGCAAGGCATGAAAGAGCCAATCGCTGTTCAATTTTGCCAAACCAGCATAAAAATAAACAGTGCCCAATAAAAATTTGATACTGTCTATGGTCCATCTAGGAACTCTTAAAAACGCCCTTGTAGGATTTTTATAAGCATCAATAGAGAAATAGGCATTCGCGGGAAGGAAAATCATCAAAAAACCCACACAACTTATAAAATAATAGTGATTGAGATAAGTGGTTTTATCCATCAACTCAATGTAGGTAAAGCTTAAAAAAAAGAGAATGATGGCGATTCTGTACTTATATCCCAGGGCAACACATAGTGAAGCAATTCCGCAGACAATGAAAATTAGGTAAGTATAATTCCCAATCGGTTGCACCCAATGAAAGCCGTAATAACTAAAGAAAAACTTAGGCTCTATGTAAAGTTTATAAATCCAACCATGTAAGGAAAAACGTACGATACTTATTAGCATCATAGTACCAAAAAATACACGAAAGACCGCAAGAGGTGCGGCCGATGTGGTTTTTTGGAAATAATTTTTTACTGCTGGGAGCATAAATCCTGTACAAAGGTTCTTGGCGGAATCAACAAAATATTAGTGTAAATGGCTAGAACCCTTTTGGTATATTTTCTTATAAAAATCTGTGTGGTAATATTTCTGCTTAGTCCCCATCTGCATCCACATAGTCGATAGCGATGTTCAAGGCCTGTACCATATCCACTTTCATTAGGACAACATTTCGTTGCAGTTCATCAAAAGTTTCCAACATTTTGGAATTGTCGGTTGCTATTTGCTCCACAAAATTCGGTTTTAAAGTATTAATTTTCGCTCTAGCCGCATCAAACTGATTATTGATCAGAACACTAAGATCTTCACCATTTTTAATCGTATTCAAATAATCCAAATAGGTCTTATAACTCGGACCATTCGCACTTCCGCCAAATTTCTTACCGTTGAAAAAGTTCTGGGTAGCATCAAGAGCCTGCATTAAAAGTTCTTTGGAAATGTCTTTTTTGTAAAATGCCTCTACATTCTGTGGCAAAACTCCGTTGGAATAAACTCCAGCAGGAATTC includes:
- a CDS encoding HTTM domain-containing protein, giving the protein MLPAVKNYFQKTTSAAPLAVFRVFFGTMMLISIVRFSLHGWIYKLYIEPKFFFSYYGFHWVQPIGNYTYLIFIVCGIASLCVALGYKYRIAIILFFLSFTYIELMDKTTYLNHYYFISCVGFLMIFLPANAYFSIDAYKNPTRAFLRVPRWTIDSIKFLLGTVYFYAGLAKLNSDWLFHALPLKIWLPSKYDLPILGDLLQQEWVLYIFSWSGAIYDLTIPFLLLYKPTRWFAFALVVIFHVLTRVLFPIGMFPFIMIVSSLIFFDAGVHQRIIRFISRLFRIDYSRIISKTNEKSYRYKRSLALPVVGIFLGIQLLFPWRYALYPDELFWTEEGFRFSWRVMLMEKAGFAEFTIKDMETGQKFMVDNDDFLTPFQEKQMSFQPDFILEYAHFLGNHFKEQGHKNVGVFVKSYVALNGRLSQPYIDPNVDLMKEKESFKHKNWILPFNDEIKGL